The Mercenaria mercenaria strain notata chromosome 10, MADL_Memer_1, whole genome shotgun sequence genome contains a region encoding:
- the LOC123559966 gene encoding myosin-binding protein C, fast-type-like: MERALVLLITWFVLVAAQNTKQPVREGNDLFVFCDGERSPQTSVYWESSNLQYHQDGPSLTINHITRNSADDYECFEIDHSTNATKKIFEASVDVTYPANILENKLVKDTLVENETFSTEIIVEGNPFPDVKLVQMSNSALAYQSVNNQGKLSISFVVHCNNMDRYLLTCSNELNYDHLYFNITVLCVPRPDPKKAISYIQKPRVGQYVKLEMFATGYPPPNYTWYHNDTVIEHVDSGYTSFVNLQSMKVDDFGNYTVTMSNSVGENIYQYWIEADGPPDSATDLQAGTITTTSAILSWLPGFDYGNKQTFTIIMTQNGEKQELDTVTLEDHSLDRVTHTISNLNPATTYDMEIKSSNRKGEASNLSNKVQFNTPAVPPPEPPSPSEASMPYPLSLRNLLLPVLIALLEI, encoded by the exons ATGGAAAGAGCACTCGTGTTGTTAATAACCTGGTTTGTTTTAGTTGCAG CCCAAAATACCAAACAACCGGTAAGAGAAGGCAACGACCTATTTGTATTCTGCGATGGAGAGAGATCACCACAGACTTCAGTATACTGGGAAAGTTCAAATTTACAGTATCACCAGGATGGTCCGAGTCTAACCATCAACCACATCACGCGGAATTCTGCAGACGACTACGAGTGTTTTGAGATTGACCATTCTACAAATGCAACGAAGAAGATATTTGAAGCATCTGTAGATGTGACTT ATCCAGCTAACATCCTAGAAAACAAACTTGTAAAAGATACTTTAGTTGAAAATGAGACATTTTCTACAGAAATTATTGTGGAGGGGAACCCTTTCCCGGACGTGAAGTTAGTGCAGATGAGTAACAGTGCACTTGCATACCAGTCAGTCAACAACCAAGGAAAATTAAGCATCAGCTTTGTAGTGCATTGCAACAACATGGACAGATATCTACTGACATGTTCTAATGAGTTAAACTACGAccatttgtattttaatataacaGTTCTAT gTGTTCCCAGACCCGACCCGAAAAAAGCTATCAGCTACATACAAAAACCACGTGTAGGACAATATGTGAAGCTGGAGATGTTTGCCACTGGTTACCCGCCTCCTAATTACACCTGGTACCATAATGACACTGTAATAGAACATGTTGACTCCGGATATACCTCCTTCGTCAATCTCCAGAGCATGAAAGTCGACGACTTTGGAAATTATACCGTTACGATGAGTAATTCGGTCGGCGAAAACATATACCAGTACTGGATAGAAGCTGATG GTCCACCTGATAGTGCAACAGATCTTCAGGCAGGAACGATAACCACTACCAGCGCGATATTGTCTTGGCTTCCCGGCTTTGACTATGGCAACAAACAGACATTCACTATCATTATGACACAAAACGGCGAAAAACAAG AATTGGACACGGTAACATTGGAAGACCACAGCTTAGATCGTGTAACCCACACTATTTCGAACCTAAACCCAGCCACAACATACGACATGGAGATCAAATCCAGTAACAGAAAAGGAGAAGCTTCAAATCTATCCAATAAGGTTCAGTTTAACACACCAG CTGTCCCGCCACCAGAACCGCCGTCACCATCAGAAGCAAGCATGCCATATCCACTGAGTTTGAGAAATTTGTTACTACCAGTACTTATCGCGCTACTTGAAATTTAA